One genomic window of Nakamurella panacisegetis includes the following:
- the rho gene encoding transcription termination factor Rho has product MSETTEQPVSSTATARKRGGEGLSGMVLADLKAMASQLGIKGTSGLRKGDLVSAIESHQGAGAPAARRAGNGAAVKAVKTGDAENVAPVGSTPPPANGRTAEPTLSLDIDLPQRPARRRSSGRPEGAPEVAAGPPAVDVAPAVTAAPRADGQGPDTAVIVREQPANGQSTAGSGVSAVHSGPNQGGERTERVSYDNEDGPRSSRRNRRNRRDRDNRGGEVTSSQDTGTDAETAAPAPNRDGQNRDGQNRDGQNRDGQDRSGPNREQNRNSGRDNNRPDGNRQGQDRNSGPNRDGQDDEQGDRRGRRFRDRNRRTRDRFTDAPTDTEVRDDDVLVPVAGIVDVLDSYAFIRTSGYLSGPNDVYVSLSQIRKNGLRRGDAVTGAVRAPRDGESASTRQKFNALVRLDSVNGQDPELAKDRPEFTKLTPLYPNERLRLETEPHILTTRIIDLVMPVGKGQRALIVSPPKAGKTSILQAVANAITTNNPEVHLMVVLVDERPEEVTDMQRSVKGEVIASTFDRPPADHTMVAELSIERAKRLVEMGRDVVVLLDSITRLGRAYNLAAPASGRILSGGVDSTALFPPKRFLGAARNIENGGSLTIFASALVETGSAGDTVIFEEFKGTGNAELKLDRRIADKRIFPAIDVDQSSTRKEDLLLSPDELAITVKLRRVLSALDSQQALELLLDRLRKTKSNVEFLMQVAKTTSGV; this is encoded by the coding sequence GTGAGCGAAACCACGGAGCAGCCCGTCTCCTCCACCGCCACGGCGCGTAAGCGCGGTGGCGAAGGACTCTCGGGCATGGTGCTCGCCGATCTGAAGGCCATGGCTTCCCAGCTCGGTATCAAGGGCACCTCGGGACTGCGCAAGGGCGACCTGGTGTCGGCCATCGAGTCCCACCAGGGGGCCGGCGCGCCGGCGGCCCGCCGCGCCGGCAACGGTGCCGCGGTGAAGGCCGTCAAGACCGGTGACGCCGAGAACGTCGCGCCGGTCGGCAGTACGCCGCCGCCGGCGAACGGCCGCACCGCCGAACCGACGCTGTCCTTGGACATCGATCTGCCGCAGCGACCGGCCCGCCGCCGGTCGTCCGGTCGCCCCGAAGGGGCACCGGAGGTTGCCGCCGGGCCGCCGGCGGTCGACGTGGCTCCCGCGGTGACCGCCGCCCCGCGCGCCGACGGGCAGGGCCCAGACACCGCGGTGATCGTCCGTGAGCAGCCGGCCAACGGTCAGTCGACCGCGGGCTCGGGCGTCTCCGCCGTTCACAGCGGCCCGAATCAGGGCGGCGAGCGCACCGAGCGTGTGTCCTACGACAACGAGGACGGCCCGCGCAGCAGCCGCCGGAACCGGCGGAACCGGCGCGACCGTGACAACCGCGGTGGTGAGGTGACGAGCAGCCAGGACACCGGCACGGACGCCGAGACGGCCGCTCCCGCTCCGAACCGCGACGGCCAGAACCGCGACGGCCAGAACCGTGACGGCCAGAACCGTGACGGGCAGGATCGGAGCGGGCCGAACCGCGAGCAGAACCGCAACAGCGGCCGGGACAACAATCGGCCGGACGGCAATCGCCAGGGCCAGGACCGCAACAGCGGCCCGAACCGCGATGGTCAGGACGACGAGCAGGGCGATCGTCGTGGACGCCGGTTCCGGGACCGGAACCGGCGCACTCGTGACCGTTTCACCGACGCCCCGACCGACACCGAGGTCCGCGACGACGACGTGCTGGTCCCGGTGGCCGGCATCGTCGACGTGCTTGACTCGTATGCCTTCATCCGGACCTCGGGCTACCTGTCCGGACCGAACGACGTCTACGTCTCGCTCTCGCAGATCCGCAAGAACGGCCTGCGGCGCGGTGATGCCGTCACCGGTGCCGTACGGGCCCCGCGGGACGGCGAATCGGCGTCGACCCGGCAGAAATTCAATGCCCTGGTCCGGCTCGACTCGGTCAACGGGCAGGACCCGGAACTGGCCAAGGACCGTCCGGAGTTCACCAAGCTGACGCCGCTGTACCCGAACGAGCGGCTGCGCCTGGAGACCGAGCCGCACATCCTGACCACCCGCATCATCGATCTGGTGATGCCGGTCGGCAAGGGCCAGCGGGCGCTGATCGTGTCCCCGCCGAAGGCCGGCAAGACGTCCATCCTGCAGGCTGTGGCCAACGCCATCACGACCAACAACCCCGAAGTCCACCTCATGGTCGTGCTGGTCGACGAGCGGCCGGAAGAAGTCACCGACATGCAGCGATCGGTGAAGGGTGAGGTCATCGCCTCGACCTTCGACCGGCCGCCGGCCGACCACACCATGGTCGCCGAGCTGTCGATCGAGCGGGCCAAGCGTCTGGTCGAGATGGGCCGTGACGTGGTTGTCCTGCTCGACTCGATCACCCGCCTCGGCCGGGCCTACAACCTGGCCGCGCCGGCCTCCGGACGCATCCTGTCCGGTGGTGTCGACTCGACCGCCCTGTTCCCGCCCAAGCGGTTCCTGGGTGCCGCCCGGAACATCGAGAACGGTGGCTCACTGACCATCTTCGCCTCCGCCCTGGTGGAGACGGGGTCGGCCGGTGACACGGTGATCTTCGAAGAGTTCAAGGGCACCGGCAACGCCGAACTCAAGCTGGACCGCCGCATCGCCGACAAGCGGATCTTCCCCGCGATCGACGTCGACCAGAGCTCCACCCGCAAGGAGGATCTGCTGCTGTCCCCGGACGAGCTCGCGATCACCGTCAAGCTCCGTCGGGTGCTGTCCGCGCTGGATTCCCAGCAGGCTCTGGAACTGCTGCTCGACCGGCTCCGCAAGACCAAGAGCAACGTCGAGTTCCTCATGCAGGTGGCCAAGACGACCAGCGGAGTCTGA
- a CDS encoding MFS transporter yields MSLLIVAMDGSIVNVALPALRTDLHASTSGLQWVIDAYTLTLAGLLILSGSTADRFGRRRTFQIGLASFTAGSALCSLAPNLTFLIVARVVQAIGGSMLNPVAMSIITNVFTERRERARAIGVWGAMVGVSTGLGPVIGGLLIQTVGWRWIFWINVPIGVAAIVLAWLFVPESKAARARRLDPVGQVLVIVTLTGLTYAIVESSRLHWGSPTVWTFIGIAILALIGLLLYEPRRQDPLIDLRFFTSAPFSGATVVAVCAFGAFAGFLFLNSLYLQEVRGYSALQAGVTVLPMALMTLIFAPVSGRLVAAGKARGAMIGAGTGLALGAGGLTVMTATTPIPYLLGCYVVFAVGFGLVNAPITNTAVSGMPMSQAGVAAAVASTSRQIGSTMGVAVIGSVLAAGAAGLVTAGHTPSESAGILANAGIAWWIISGCGVAVVVLGVVTTGRWARSTVGRAAELMEADDERIPEAARG; encoded by the coding sequence ATGAGCCTGCTGATCGTTGCGATGGACGGCAGCATCGTGAACGTCGCCCTTCCGGCTCTGCGGACGGACCTGCACGCCAGCACGTCCGGGCTCCAGTGGGTGATCGACGCCTACACCCTGACCCTGGCCGGTCTGCTGATCCTGTCCGGCTCGACCGCCGACCGATTCGGCCGACGCCGGACCTTCCAGATCGGGCTGGCCTCGTTCACTGCCGGGTCGGCCTTGTGCAGCCTGGCACCGAACCTGACCTTCCTGATCGTGGCCCGCGTCGTCCAGGCCATCGGCGGCTCGATGCTCAACCCGGTGGCGATGTCCATCATCACCAACGTGTTCACCGAGCGGCGCGAGCGGGCCAGGGCGATCGGGGTCTGGGGCGCGATGGTCGGCGTCAGCACCGGCCTCGGGCCCGTGATCGGAGGACTGCTGATCCAGACCGTCGGCTGGCGCTGGATCTTCTGGATCAACGTGCCGATCGGCGTCGCGGCGATCGTGCTGGCCTGGCTGTTCGTCCCCGAGTCCAAGGCGGCCCGGGCCCGGCGGCTGGACCCGGTCGGGCAGGTGCTGGTCATCGTGACACTGACCGGCCTGACCTACGCGATCGTCGAATCGAGCCGCCTGCACTGGGGTTCGCCGACAGTCTGGACATTCATCGGGATCGCCATCCTGGCCCTGATCGGGCTGCTGCTCTACGAACCGCGCCGCCAGGACCCGCTGATCGATCTGCGATTCTTCACCAGCGCTCCGTTCTCCGGGGCGACGGTCGTCGCGGTGTGCGCGTTCGGCGCCTTCGCCGGCTTCCTGTTCCTCAACAGCCTCTACCTCCAGGAGGTCCGCGGGTACTCGGCCCTGCAGGCCGGCGTCACCGTTCTCCCGATGGCCCTCATGACGTTGATCTTCGCGCCGGTGTCCGGCCGGTTGGTCGCCGCCGGGAAGGCGCGCGGGGCCATGATCGGGGCCGGCACCGGCCTCGCTCTCGGCGCCGGCGGCCTCACCGTGATGACGGCGACCACGCCGATCCCCTACCTGCTCGGCTGCTACGTCGTCTTCGCCGTCGGGTTCGGACTGGTCAACGCGCCGATCACCAACACGGCGGTGTCCGGCATGCCGATGAGCCAGGCCGGTGTGGCCGCCGCGGTCGCGTCCACCAGTCGGCAGATCGGGAGCACCATGGGCGTCGCCGTGATCGGCTCCGTACTGGCGGCCGGTGCGGCCGGTCTGGTCACCGCGGGCCACACCCCTTCCGAATCGGCTGGGATCCTGGCCAACGCCGGCATCGCCTGGTGGATCATCAGCGGCTGCGGGGTCGCCGTCGTCGTGCTCGGGGTGGTCACCACCGGCAGGTGGGCCCGGAGCACGGTCGGACGAGCCGCCGAACTCATGGAGGCCGACGACGAGCGGATCCCGGAGGCGGCACGCGGATGA
- a CDS encoding MarR family winged helix-turn-helix transcriptional regulator, translated as MSLEQERSDLWVRMYEVVTDHLAGRRAAVAEQLGISFIKAKALRRLLPHPLGMGELTAELNTDPPYTTLLVDDLVDRDLVARATDPSDRRRKLVALTPRGAELARAAQRILAEPPAGFDRLEPEDLHRLVAMFNQMSVGHFGRS; from the coding sequence ATGAGCCTGGAACAGGAGCGGTCCGATCTGTGGGTGAGGATGTACGAAGTGGTCACCGATCACCTGGCCGGACGAAGGGCCGCGGTCGCCGAGCAGCTCGGCATCAGTTTCATCAAGGCGAAGGCGCTGCGTCGCTTGTTGCCTCACCCCTTGGGGATGGGCGAGCTGACGGCCGAGCTGAACACCGACCCGCCCTACACCACGCTCCTGGTCGATGACCTGGTCGATCGGGACCTGGTCGCCCGCGCCACCGACCCGTCCGACCGGCGGCGCAAGCTGGTCGCCCTCACCCCGCGCGGCGCCGAGCTCGCGCGGGCGGCGCAGCGGATCCTGGCCGAGCCGCCGGCCGGATTCGACCGCCTGGAACCGGAGGACCTCCACCGGCTCGTCGCGATGTTCAACCAGATGTCGGTCGGGCACTTCGGTCGGTCGTGA
- the thrB gene encoding homoserine kinase, translating into MTEFVGTAADLGAEAAATVTVRVPATSANLGPGYDCFGLAIERYDEAVASLSPSGLRVDVEGIGAGEVPTDGRHLVVRAMALAWATAGLELPGVHLRCRNRIPHGGGQGSSAAAIVAGLLLGRGLLPTGTALTDDDILQLAHRMEGHPDNVAPALLGGFTLAWTRADGTAAAVRREVHPDVRAVVFTASQSSSTHHSRALLPQQVPHVDAAANVAAAALMVHALTTDPGYLLEATGDRLHQPYRAGAMPESAALMQDLRSEGIAAVISGAGPSVLALVRSELDLNRWRRPGFVAAQVPVCTAGATVTTDRSARPTSG; encoded by the coding sequence GTGACCGAATTCGTCGGCACCGCAGCCGATCTCGGCGCGGAGGCGGCGGCGACCGTGACGGTTCGCGTTCCGGCCACCTCGGCCAACCTCGGCCCGGGGTACGACTGCTTCGGGTTGGCCATCGAGCGGTACGACGAGGCCGTCGCCAGCCTCTCGCCGTCGGGTCTGCGGGTGGATGTCGAGGGCATCGGGGCCGGCGAGGTGCCGACGGACGGGCGTCATCTGGTGGTGCGGGCGATGGCGCTGGCCTGGGCGACAGCCGGTCTGGAGCTGCCGGGTGTGCATCTGCGCTGCCGGAACCGGATCCCGCACGGTGGTGGGCAGGGTTCGTCGGCCGCCGCGATCGTCGCCGGGCTCCTGCTGGGCCGGGGTCTGCTCCCGACCGGGACCGCCCTGACCGACGACGACATCCTGCAGCTGGCCCATCGGATGGAGGGCCACCCGGACAATGTCGCCCCGGCGTTGCTCGGCGGGTTCACGCTGGCCTGGACCCGGGCCGACGGGACCGCGGCCGCGGTGCGTCGGGAGGTGCATCCGGATGTCAGGGCGGTGGTGTTCACCGCTTCCCAGTCGTCGTCCACCCATCATTCGAGAGCCCTGCTGCCGCAACAGGTTCCCCATGTGGACGCGGCGGCGAACGTGGCCGCAGCGGCGCTGATGGTGCACGCGTTGACCACCGATCCCGGCTACCTGCTGGAGGCGACCGGCGATCGACTGCACCAGCCCTATCGGGCCGGTGCGATGCCGGAATCGGCGGCCCTGATGCAGGATCTGCGGTCCGAGGGGATCGCCGCCGTCATTTCCGGGGCCGGCCCGTCGGTCCTGGCCCTGGTCAGGTCGGAACTGGATCTGAACCGTTGGCGGCGTCCAGGTTTCGTCGCGGCCCAGGTGCCTGTCTGCACCGCCGGAGCCACCGTCACGACCGACCGAAGTGCCCGACCGACATCTGGTTGA
- the thrC gene encoding threonine synthase, translating into MSKQGAGWPGLIAAYADRVAVPPGAKPITLFEGGTPLLPAPALSQLVGADVWLKIEGANPTGSFKDRGMTVAVTHALASGAKAVICASTGNTSASAAAYAARAGMTCAVLIPEGKIATGKLAQAVVYGAKILQVQGNFDDCLELARKTAASHEEIALVNSVNPVRIEGQKTAAFEICDVLGDAPDIHILPVGNAGNITAYWKGYSEYRTDGISDRLPRMFGFQAAGAAPLVLGHPISDPETIATAIRIGAPASWNGAINARDASDGLIDMVTDEQILDAYRLLATTEGVFVEPASAASIAGLLATAADGRLPKGARVVCTVTGNGLKDPQTALMTLTAPTVIPVVAEAVADALDLT; encoded by the coding sequence ATGAGCAAACAGGGCGCCGGTTGGCCCGGCCTGATCGCGGCGTACGCGGATCGGGTGGCCGTGCCGCCCGGTGCCAAGCCGATCACCCTGTTCGAGGGCGGGACCCCGTTGTTGCCCGCTCCGGCGCTGTCGCAGCTGGTCGGGGCGGATGTCTGGCTCAAGATCGAGGGGGCCAATCCGACCGGCTCGTTCAAGGACCGGGGCATGACGGTCGCCGTCACGCACGCCTTGGCCTCCGGGGCCAAGGCCGTCATCTGCGCCTCGACCGGTAACACCTCGGCCTCGGCCGCGGCCTACGCCGCGCGGGCCGGGATGACCTGCGCCGTCCTGATTCCCGAGGGCAAGATCGCTACCGGCAAGCTGGCCCAGGCCGTTGTCTACGGCGCGAAGATCCTGCAGGTCCAGGGCAATTTCGACGACTGCCTGGAACTGGCGCGCAAGACCGCGGCGTCCCACGAGGAGATCGCTCTGGTCAACTCGGTCAACCCGGTCCGCATCGAGGGTCAGAAGACGGCCGCGTTCGAGATCTGCGATGTCCTGGGGGATGCGCCGGACATCCACATCCTGCCGGTCGGCAACGCCGGCAACATCACGGCCTACTGGAAGGGGTACTCGGAGTACCGGACCGACGGAATCAGCGATCGGCTACCCCGGATGTTCGGCTTCCAGGCCGCGGGTGCCGCGCCGCTGGTGCTGGGCCACCCGATCTCGGATCCCGAGACCATCGCCACCGCGATCCGGATCGGTGCGCCGGCGTCGTGGAACGGGGCGATCAACGCCCGGGATGCCTCCGACGGACTGATCGACATGGTCACCGACGAGCAGATCCTGGACGCCTACCGGCTGCTGGCCACCACCGAGGGAGTGTTCGTGGAACCGGCGTCGGCGGCCTCGATCGCCGGCCTGCTGGCCACCGCGGCCGACGGTCGACTGCCGAAGGGTGCGCGGGTGGTCTGCACGGTGACCGGCAACGGTCTGAAGGACCCGCAGACCGCGCTGATGACGCTCACCGCGCCGACCGTCATTCCGGTGGTCGCCGAGGCCGTGGCCGACGCGCTGGACCTGACGTGA
- a CDS encoding homoserine dehydrogenase codes for MTPIRVAVLGAGVVGTQVIRLLREQGEELSARVGAPLELVGVAVRRPHQHPDIPAELLTTDAAALVAREDVDVVIEVIGGIDPTKDLLLTALRRGAAVVTANKALLAEEGPALYEAADAAGADLYFEAAVAGAIPLIRPIRESLAGDRISRIMGIVNGTTNFILSAMTADGSSYELALKEATRLGYAEADPTADVDGFDAAAKAAILASIGFHTRVGAADVYREGMADVTAADISAAAELGCVVKLLAICERVNTGTGDAVSARVHPVMLPRAHPLAGVDGAYNAVYVEAESAGRLMFYGPGAGGAPTASAVLGDLVAVARNKISGGRGPRESAYAALPVQPMGEVPSRYHISLDVDDKAGVLAAVATAFAEAGVSISTVRQEGREAEATLVVVTHSAPDAALSATVSRLSELDSVHRVTSVMRVMGDVA; via the coding sequence ATGACACCGATCCGGGTCGCCGTACTCGGCGCTGGTGTGGTCGGCACCCAGGTGATCCGGCTGCTCCGCGAGCAGGGCGAGGAGCTGTCGGCCCGGGTCGGTGCCCCGCTGGAACTGGTCGGCGTCGCCGTGCGGCGGCCGCACCAGCACCCGGACATCCCGGCCGAACTGCTCACCACCGACGCGGCCGCCCTGGTCGCCCGGGAGGATGTCGACGTCGTCATCGAGGTGATCGGGGGTATCGACCCGACCAAAGACCTGCTGCTGACCGCCCTGCGCCGCGGCGCCGCGGTGGTCACCGCGAACAAGGCGCTCCTGGCCGAGGAAGGTCCGGCCCTGTACGAGGCGGCCGACGCGGCCGGGGCGGACCTGTACTTCGAGGCGGCCGTGGCCGGTGCGATCCCGCTGATCCGTCCGATCCGGGAGTCACTGGCCGGAGACCGGATCTCGCGGATCATGGGGATCGTCAACGGCACCACCAACTTCATCCTCTCGGCCATGACGGCTGACGGATCGTCGTACGAACTGGCCCTCAAGGAGGCGACCCGGCTCGGGTACGCCGAGGCCGATCCGACCGCCGATGTCGACGGGTTCGACGCCGCGGCCAAGGCCGCGATCCTGGCCTCGATCGGCTTCCACACCCGGGTCGGCGCGGCCGACGTGTATCGCGAGGGCATGGCCGACGTCACCGCGGCCGACATCAGCGCCGCCGCCGAGCTCGGTTGTGTGGTCAAACTGCTGGCCATCTGCGAGCGGGTGAACACCGGTACCGGGGACGCCGTCTCGGCCCGGGTCCATCCGGTGATGCTGCCCCGGGCCCACCCGCTGGCCGGGGTGGACGGTGCGTACAACGCGGTCTACGTCGAGGCCGAATCGGCCGGGCGACTGATGTTCTACGGTCCCGGGGCCGGCGGCGCGCCGACCGCCTCGGCCGTGCTCGGCGACCTGGTGGCGGTGGCCCGCAACAAGATCAGCGGTGGCCGCGGGCCCCGCGAATCGGCCTACGCCGCATTGCCCGTGCAGCCCATGGGCGAGGTGCCGTCGAGGTACCACATCAGCCTCGACGTGGACGACAAGGCGGGTGTGCTGGCCGCGGTGGCGACGGCCTTCGCCGAGGCTGGCGTCTCCATCTCGACCGTCCGTCAGGAGGGGCGCGAGGCCGAGGCGACGCTGGTCGTGGTGACGCACTCCGCGCCCGACGCCGCGTTGTCGGCCACGGTCAGTCGTTTATCCGAGCTCGATTCGGTCCACCGCGTGACGTCTGTCATGCGAGTCATGGGAGATGTGGCGTGA
- the lysA gene encoding diaminopimelate decarboxylase, with amino-acid sequence MRAHPAGPRHGEIPVDHTSVVPVDLNDLDPVVWPRGARRTTGAMTLAGNDVRDLAAQYGTPLLAMDEQDFRSRCQDFADAFGAAGDVHYAAKAFLSTHIVNWLAQEGLALDVCSAGELALALRADFPPAKIALHGSNKSQAELEMAVDAGIGAIVVDSYDEIARLAGIAERLHLESGGGNGSARRIPVMIRITVGVEAHTHEFIATAHEDQKFGFSLAGGDAAEGVRRIVACSGLELIGLHSHIGSQIFDPSGFEVSAHRLVGLLKTIIKTHPDLAASITTLDLGGGLGIAYTSTDTPPPVDAMAKSLTEIVERECQAAGLAVPRIAVEPGRAIVGPGTVTLYEVGTIKDVHLDGGVVRKYVSIDGGMSDNIRTALYDADYTAVLASRSSDAPAARCRVVGKHCESGDIVVRDCYLPADIAVGDLIAVAATGAYCYSMASNYNRLPRPPLVAVIDGTSRQLLRRETDDDLMRLETW; translated from the coding sequence ATGAGAGCCCATCCGGCCGGTCCGCGGCACGGCGAGATCCCGGTCGACCACACCTCGGTCGTCCCGGTCGACCTGAACGACCTCGACCCGGTCGTGTGGCCGCGCGGCGCGCGCCGCACCACCGGGGCGATGACGTTGGCCGGCAACGACGTTCGCGACCTGGCGGCGCAGTACGGCACGCCCCTGCTGGCCATGGACGAGCAGGACTTCCGCAGCCGCTGCCAGGACTTCGCCGACGCCTTCGGCGCGGCCGGTGACGTGCACTATGCGGCCAAGGCGTTCCTGTCGACGCACATCGTGAACTGGTTGGCCCAGGAGGGCCTCGCCCTGGACGTCTGCTCGGCCGGTGAACTGGCGCTGGCGCTGCGGGCCGACTTCCCACCGGCCAAGATCGCCCTGCACGGGTCCAACAAGTCGCAGGCCGAGCTGGAGATGGCCGTCGACGCCGGGATCGGAGCGATCGTCGTCGACTCCTACGACGAGATCGCGCGGTTGGCCGGCATCGCGGAGCGGCTCCATCTCGAGTCGGGAGGCGGCAACGGCTCGGCCCGCCGGATCCCGGTGATGATCCGGATCACGGTCGGCGTCGAGGCCCACACCCACGAGTTCATCGCCACGGCTCACGAGGACCAGAAGTTCGGATTCTCCCTGGCCGGCGGGGACGCCGCCGAAGGAGTCCGCCGGATCGTGGCCTGCTCCGGCCTGGAGCTGATCGGTCTGCACTCGCACATCGGCTCCCAGATCTTCGACCCGTCCGGCTTCGAGGTGTCGGCCCACCGGCTGGTCGGGCTGCTGAAGACCATCATCAAGACGCACCCCGACCTGGCCGCTTCGATCACCACGCTCGACCTCGGGGGAGGGCTGGGCATCGCCTACACCTCGACCGACACGCCACCGCCGGTGGACGCCATGGCCAAGTCGCTCACCGAGATCGTCGAACGGGAGTGCCAGGCCGCCGGTCTGGCCGTGCCGCGAATCGCGGTCGAGCCCGGCCGAGCGATCGTCGGTCCGGGCACCGTCACCCTCTACGAGGTCGGCACCATCAAGGACGTGCATCTGGACGGCGGCGTGGTGCGCAAGTACGTCAGCATCGACGGCGGGATGAGCGACAACATCCGCACCGCCCTGTACGACGCCGACTACACCGCCGTGCTGGCCTCGCGGTCGTCCGATGCGCCGGCCGCCCGCTGCCGCGTCGTCGGCAAGCACTGCGAGAGCGGGGACATCGTCGTCCGGGACTGCTACCTTCCTGCGGACATCGCGGTCGGCGACCTGATCGCGGTCGCGGCCACCGGGGCCTACTGCTACTCGATGGCCAGCAACTACAACCGGCTGCCGCGGCCGCCGCTGGTCGCGGTGATCGACGGTACGTCCCGTCAGCTGTTGCGCCGAGAGACCGACGACGACCTGATGCGCTTGGAGACCTGGTGA
- the argS gene encoding arginine--tRNA ligase, producing the protein MNPVRLADVVRAALSEAVAAGDLSLTVPDEITIDRPRSREHGDYATPVALKLAKTAGLPPRKIAEVLARYLARADGIAGVDIAGPGFLNIRLDTAAAAAVVGQVIAAGPAYGASDALAGKQINLEFVSANPTGPVHIGGARWAAVGDALGRVLSTQGATVVREYYFNDAGAQIDRFARSLLAAARGLPAPEDGYGGDYILEIANTIQEANPGAAALPDAEATELFRTAGVEKMFNEIKATLHAFRTDFDVYFHEDSLHESGAVTTAVDRLKASGHLYEKDGAWWLRTTDYGDDKDRVVVKSDGEPAYIAGDLAYFLDKRSRGFDLCIYMLGADHHGYISRLKAAAEAFGDDPDVVEVMIGQMVFLVKNGEPVRMSKRAGTVISLDDLIEALGVDAARYSLIRYSVDTTLDLDLDLWTKQTSDNPVFYVQYAHARLSKLVRDAAELGIDLGDRYDPALLDTPQESELIALLAAYPQILASSAELREPHRVVRYLEDLASGYHKFYEAVRVLPLGDEQPTAANVARLWLCAATAQVLANGLAVLGVTAPERM; encoded by the coding sequence GTGAATCCCGTTCGCTTGGCCGATGTTGTTCGTGCTGCCCTGTCCGAGGCGGTCGCTGCGGGCGACCTGAGCCTGACGGTGCCCGACGAGATCACCATCGACCGACCCCGTTCCCGGGAGCACGGGGACTACGCCACACCGGTCGCTCTGAAGCTGGCCAAGACGGCCGGCCTGCCGCCCCGGAAGATCGCCGAGGTGCTGGCTCGGTACCTGGCCAGGGCCGACGGGATCGCGGGCGTCGACATCGCCGGTCCCGGCTTCCTCAACATCCGCCTTGACACGGCCGCCGCGGCCGCCGTGGTGGGCCAGGTGATCGCCGCCGGCCCCGCCTACGGCGCGTCCGACGCATTGGCCGGCAAGCAGATCAACCTGGAGTTCGTCTCGGCCAACCCGACCGGCCCGGTGCACATCGGCGGAGCCCGGTGGGCCGCCGTCGGCGACGCGCTGGGCCGGGTGCTGAGCACCCAGGGGGCCACCGTCGTCCGGGAGTACTACTTCAACGACGCGGGTGCGCAGATCGACCGGTTCGCCCGCTCGTTGCTGGCCGCCGCGCGCGGACTGCCGGCGCCCGAGGACGGGTACGGCGGCGACTACATCCTGGAGATCGCGAACACGATCCAGGAGGCCAACCCCGGTGCCGCCGCCCTGCCCGACGCCGAGGCCACCGAGCTGTTCCGCACGGCCGGTGTCGAGAAGATGTTCAACGAGATCAAGGCCACCCTGCACGCGTTCCGCACCGACTTCGACGTCTACTTCCACGAGGACTCGCTGCACGAGAGCGGCGCGGTGACGACGGCGGTGGATCGGCTGAAGGCGTCCGGGCACCTGTACGAGAAGGACGGTGCCTGGTGGCTGCGGACCACCGACTACGGCGACGACAAGGACCGCGTCGTGGTCAAGTCCGACGGCGAACCGGCCTACATCGCCGGCGACCTGGCCTACTTCCTGGACAAGCGGTCGCGCGGGTTCGACCTGTGCATCTACATGCTCGGAGCCGATCACCACGGGTACATCAGCCGGTTGAAGGCCGCCGCGGAGGCGTTCGGCGACGATCCCGACGTGGTCGAGGTGATGATCGGGCAGATGGTCTTCCTGGTCAAGAACGGCGAACCGGTCCGGATGAGCAAGCGCGCGGGGACGGTGATCTCGCTCGATGACCTCATCGAGGCGCTGGGGGTCGACGCCGCCCGTTACTCCCTGATCCGCTACTCGGTCGACACCACGCTCGACCTCGATCTGGATCTGTGGACCAAACAGACGTCGGACAACCCGGTCTTCTACGTCCAGTACGCGCACGCCCGCCTGTCCAAGCTGGTCCGGGACGCCGCCGAGCTGGGGATCGACCTCGGCGACCGCTACGACCCGGCCCTGCTCGACACGCCGCAGGAATCCGAGCTCATCGCGCTGCTCGCCGCCTATCCGCAGATCCTCGCGTCCTCGGCCGAGCTGCGGGAGCCGCACCGGGTGGTCCGCTACCTGGAGGATCTGGCGTCGGGCTACCACAAGTTCTACGAGGCGGTGCGGGTGCTCCCGCTGGGCGACGAGCAGCCGACCGCCGCGAACGTGGCCCGGCTCTGGCTCTGCGCCGCGACCGCCCAGGTGCTGGCCAACGGCCTGGCCGTCCTCGGCGTGACCGCGCCCGAGCGCATGTGA